The DNA region tcctcaaaaattccacgcGAAAGGCCAAGTTGTTGGAAAATAAAACGCCgggtcgctctccccccccccaccccctcaaagcgCTTTGGAGACAATGGCGCACTGCTCTTGCTGGGAGGGAGTTCCTGCGCATCAAGAGATTCCTTTTCGAGAAGCGCAGCCCTTGCCCTTCCCCCTACAAAGCCCCACCGCCCCGATCAGACCCAACCACCGTCGCTCTGGTTGGCCGAGGGCTCCCCAGGGTCGTGTTGACGTCGCccgttccctgtcccagactggctcaACAATGAGCTCACTTGCTCCTTCAAACCCcctgacccccccccgccccccgccggcaGAAAAGAATACCTCGAccagcacgggggtgggggggggggaggaagggggtgcCTACGTGATGCCTCACGTCCCAAAGGTGAGCTTTAATCGAGCAGCTTAAAAGCCCGACAGAACTCGCGACGGTGTTGCTGCGGAGGCGAGTGTGGAGGGGAGGGGCGCATGAGGTAACCGGGCCAGCTTTGGTGTCGATCCGCTTACCGAACGCCGCTCGGCCATCTCGGCAGCCACAGATTTTGCCGAatggcgccccccccccacctccccacagcgGCCAAACCCCACCCTTCGCCGGTCAGGCCACAGCGAGGATAGGGGTACCCAATTGCGGCCAGCAGGTCAGCGCGAGCGGTATTGCAAAAGGTGGCGCCTGGTCGGTCTCCGGGTGTGGAGCAAACGCTCCCCCGTGtcgaccacacccccccccccccccccccccccgccccccgcccccaaaaaAAGCAGGCGTCGGGAGAGGGAGGCACGACAGTTCGCTGCACCTCCtatcttcaccaccccccccctgcCCACTGTCACACCACACCACACGCCGACTCGGCGCAACTGGGCGTGTACTGGAGAGGTCCCACCCGTCAAAAGCCCCCAGCATCCCGCTGACTGGAGGTGCGCGGCTGGATTGCGGAAGGCACGGcgagctggggtggggggtggggaaaggaaagggggcggaggggtgtgtgtgtgtgtgtgtgtgtgtgtgtgtgtggggtggtgggaGGAAGCGAGGTGATGTGCCGGGGATGagttgaagggggaggggggggggggtagctcAACCTCTCGCTTGCTACCGTTCCGAGGGCCGAACaaaaacacagagacagacacccGAACACCGACGCGGGGATGGAGTCACATCGCGAGGAAGAAGTTAGAACCGAAAAGCTTGCCCCTCCCCGTCCCCGTTGTAAGCGTCGAGGTTTGGCGTTATGTCACTGCTTCTGGGAAGCCTCCGTGAGCAGCCCCGACTCACGAGGcgggaaagagagacacacacacgcacgcacacacacacacacacacaacggctGCCTCGCTCGTCACTGGTTTTCGCCTCCTTTCCCCAACCAACcaacagcgcccccccccccaaccgccctcccctccccttcccccccccccccaccctcccccaatggTCAAAGTCAGCTCACTCTCTCCGACACGGTGGCCCGCGTGTCTGCTGCCGCTGCTGTTGCCGCCGCCGCCTCGTCCCGGCCCTGCCTCGGCAGGCTGGAGATGACGCCCCCCCGCTGATCCCCCTCGCATCGCAGTTTGGCCTTGTCGGCGAGCTCAGTCTTTGAGGGCTCCTTCGGCGGGGGCTCGGGGTCCGCCGGCCCCACCGCCGGGGCTGCCGCCTCGCGCCGCTCGCCGCACGGCCGCACGCTCAAGTCTTTGGGCTCCGAGGGGGAGCTGCGGCCGGCGGCGGCGACGACGCGGCCCTGCAGCCCCGGCTGGTCGGGcgcctcggcggggcccggctcggcagggggcgggggctccTTCTTGAAGCCGCGGCCCTTCGGGCTGCCCTCCCGGGCCTTGTGAATCACGCTCTTCCCGCTCTTCTGTCCCTTGCCGCTCCGCTCCCCAGCATCggccggcggcggcggcggcggaggCAGCTCGGGCTGGCCGCTCTCCGGCGGCGGCGGCGCGCCGCCCACCGCCGCTGGCCCGCTGGTGTCCTCCTCGAAGATGCGGCTGCTCTTCCGCTTCTTCAGGGGCGAGCTCTCCTCGCCCAGGTTGCGCTTCTTGATGGGCAGCACCGTCACCTCCTCGGGCTTGACTGAAGACTCCTTGACCACTTTCTTCTTCACCGCCGGGGGCGGGGGCGGCACAGCGCTGACCgcggccccgcccccgcccccgcccggcTTCCGGCCCCTCTTCTTGGGCACGGCCCGGGGCTCGGCGTCAGCCTTGCGCTTCCGGCCCGGGCTGCCCTTGCGCGCCTTCGGGAGCTGCTCGGCGGACGACGTGGGCCCCTCGGCCTTCTGCAGCAGGGGGGCCGAGAAGGGCATTTTGACCAAGAGCTTGGCCGCGCTTTTGTCCGACAGGCGCTTGGGCGGGCCGGCCCTGCGCACCCGCTTGTCCTTGCCGCTCCCCTTCGGCCGGCCCCGCCCCCGGCCCGTGCCGGGCGACTTGGCGGCCTTGGCCTTCTTGGGCGGCTTCTTCTCCCGCCGCGACGGGCTCCCTCGGCCAGTCACCGTGAAGTCAAAGTCGGtggggtccagcgtggtgtcgccaACCTTCTCAAAGTGAGCCAGCAGCTCCACTTTGGAACGGAAGGCCTTGCCTTCGGGGCTGAAAGACAAAACAGATAACGACAGCGTCAAAACGGGAGATGCGATGTAAGCTTTTAATAAACTTACTTTAAAGTTGCACACGGGTCTTGGTTTCCTCAAACCGCTCCCCCTGTAAGGTATTTGCTGCATGGATTTTGTGTAAGAATTCATAGCATActacaaggggtatggcgagaaagcaggaagggggtactgaagttgcatgttcagccatgaactcattgaatggcggtgcaggctcgaagggccgaatggcctactcctgcacctattttctgtttctatgtctattgCGACTCGGAACCAGTTGGCTTATTAGCAACATGTTTCACAATCATAcacatgtctccgcaaggtcctgcaaatcccctgggaggacaggcgcaccaacatcagtgtcctcgaccaggccaatatccccagcatcgaagcactgaccacactcgatcagctccgctgggcgggccacgttgttcgcatgccagatacgagactcccaaagcaagcgctctgctcggaaatcCCAAAATGgtttatgcggcgctccttcacggcaaacgagccaaaggtgggcagcggaaacgttacacggacaccctcaaagcctccctggtaaagtgcaactgacacctgggagaccctggccgaagaccaggtccgccctaagtggaggaagtgcatccgggagggcactgagctcttctGAGTCTCAACgcggagagcgtgaagaggtcagggacaggcagcggaaggagcgcgcggcaaaccagctccacccacccctttcctcgacgaatgtctgtcccgcctgtgacggggtctgtggctctcgtattggactgtttcagccaccaaagaactcgctttgggagtggaagcaagtcttcctcgattccgagggactgcctatgataatgacgacACTTCAGCCACTGGGCTCACAACCACCcgcctcatttcccccccccccaccccgcccccgaacccaactggccggggttttattgagccgcacgaacatcacgtgactgtctTAAGCTGTTCCCAACCCAACAGCGCTACAGACCGGAGAGCATGCTCCCAGGCACGCACATCGCACCCCACCACCTCGCCCAGTGACACTGTAGCTTTTTATTCCATCAGCCGATAGCGGAGAAACCGGTCAGATAGGATAGAAGCTCACTTTGCCCAATATGGAATGCACAGAGACTCCATCGCGAGCATTCCGCTTACATACGACCACGGGGGCTTGGCATGAGCCAAGGCTCTTGGTCGCCCCCCGCCCCCAAAACGTTCTGCTGGAGTTTAACTGGCGTAAAGCATGCAGCTTCGTATCACCGTACACTGCAAAGCTTCCCGCTGCCTGCCCAGCCCAGGATCACCGTACCCACGGGGAAACTGGCTTGAGGGTTTGGCTGGAGAAACACGGGAAGAATATCAGTCATCAGCTCGCTGACCCGAGCTCCTTGATgtgcagggggaggaggagagaggaagcAAATTAAATTCCTTTCAGTTTctttcagctgtggcccagtgggtagcgctctcgcctctgagtcagaaggttgtgggttcaagaaccactccagggacttgagcacgtaaatcttggctgacactcccagtgcagtgctgaggggggggggggggggaacggtactgagggagcgccgcactgtcggaggggcggtactgagggagcgccgcactgtaacaTTAAACGGAGGTCCGAGGTGgttaaaggcgctgtagaaatgggaGTCTTTTTTTCTTTTGAAACGTTGACATGgttcctctctccacagctgcAGCCTGATGAGCGTTGCCAAAATTTTGGGTTTTTATTCCCCTTTCATTTTCATTCTTTACCCACAGTCTTATTGCTGTGCCCGATAAACTAGCGGTCTTTAGAAAGTTTTTCCACACATGTCCCCAGATAGACTGACTGGAATCGCGGTCCCGCCAGCTCAGCAGCTCAGTATGCAGCGGGGCCATACAGACCGGGAAGGAACCAGAATTGATCCTCTCTCAGAGCGGTGTCAACGCCTCGGGATAAGGGGGGAAATTAGCcagagttcccactcctgatcagtgcgagagggggagagtgtgagagagagtgcgagagggagTGCATGAGTGCGAGAgggagtgcaagagagagagagagagagagagagagtgagagtgagagagagcgggcgagagaaatagtgagtgtgagagcgcgcgattgtacatagaaacatagaaaataggtgcaggagcaggccattcagcccttctagcctgcaccgccattcaatgagttcatggctgaacatgaaacttcagtacccccttcctgctttctcgccataccccttgatcccccgagtagtaaggacttcatctaactcccttttgaatatatttagtgaattggcctcaactactttctgtggtagagaattccacaggttcaccactctctgggtgaagaagtttctcctcatctcggtcctaaatggcttaccccttatcctcagactgtgacccctggttctggacttccccaacattgggaacattcttcctgcatctaacctgtctaaacccgtcagaattttaaacgtttctatgaggtcccctctcattcttctgaactccagtgaatacaagcccagttgatccagtctttcttgatatgtcagtcccgccatcccgggaatcagtctggtgaaccttcactgcactccctcaatagcaagaatgtccttcctcaagttaggagaccaaaactgtacacaatactccaggtgtggcctcaccaaggccctgtacaactgtagcaacacctccctgcccctgtattcaaatcccctcgctatgaaggccaacatgccatttgctttcttaaccgcctgctgtacctgcatgctaaccttcgatgactgatgtaccatgacacccaggtctcgttgcaccttcccttttccaaatctgtcaccattcagataatagtctgtctctctgtttttaccaccaaagtggataacctcacatttatccacattatacttcatctgccatgcatttgcccactcacctaacctatccaagtcactctgcagcctcatagcatcctcctcgcagctcacactgccacccaacttagtgtcatccgcaaatttggagatactgcatttaatcccctcatctaaatcattaatgtacaatgtaaacagctggggccccagcacagaaccttgcggtaccccactagtcactgcctgccattctgaaaagtacccgtttactcctactctttgcttcctgtctgacaaccagttctcaatccacgtcagcacactacccccaatcccatgtgctttaactttgcacattaatctcttgtgtgggaccttgtcgaaagccttctgaaagtccaaatataccacatcaactggttctcctttgtccactttactggaaacatcctcaaaaaattccagaagatttgtcaagcatgatttccctttcacaaatccatgctgacttggacctatcatgtcaccattttccagatgcactgctatgacatccttaataattgattccatcattttacccactactgaggtcaggctgaccggtgtgtACGCGGGTCAGGTAAGGCTTGGCTGTGATGGCCCCGCACGGTTTAACTGCCTCTGGCCTTTCACTGTCCATGGTCACACAATTGGGTCAGTTACTTGGAGTTCGTCAAATAACTACTTGCATTAATACAGCCCCTttcatgtagtaaaacgtcccaaggcgctacgcAGGAGCCTGATCaaaaaaaatttgacattgagccacatagaaatattagggcaggtgaccaaaagcttggtcaaagaggaaggtgttaaagagcatcttaaaggaggagagagagcggagaggtttagagagggaattccagagcttggggcccaggcagctgaaggtacggcctccaatggtggagcgatagaaaTCGGGAGATGCTCaaaaggccggaattggaggagcgcagagaccttgGGGAGTTATGAGGCTGGAGggtgggtcacagagatagggaggggggcgaggaaggatttgtaaacaaggatggaaaattttaaaatcgaggtgttgccggaccgggagccaatgtcggtcagtgagcacggggggcgGGTGAtaggcgagcgggactcggtgcgagttaggacacaggggagaggagagcgggactcggtgcgagttaggacacaggggagaggagagtgggactcggtgcgagttaggacacggagtggggagaggagagcgggactcggtgcgagttaggacacaggggagaggagagtgggactcggtgcgagttaggacacggagtggggagaggagagcaggactcggtgcgagttaggacacggagtggggagaggagagcgggactcggtgcgagttaggacacaggggagaggagagtgggactcggtgcgagttaggacacggagggagaggagagtgggactccgtgcgagttaggacacgggggggagaggagagcaggactcggtgcgagttaggacacggagtggggagaggagagcaggactcggtgcgagttaggacacggagtggggagaggagagcaggactcggtgcgagttaggacacggagtggggagaggagagcaggactcggtgcgagttaggacacggagggagaggagagcgggactcggtgcgagttaggacacaggggagaggagagcgggactcggtgcgagttaggacacggagtggggagaggagagcaggactcggtgcgagttaggacacggagggagaggagagcgggactcggtgcgagttaggacacggagggagaggagagcgggactcggtgcgagttaggacacggagggagaggagagtgggactcggtgcgagttaggacacaggggagaggagagtgggactcggtgcgagttaggacacaggggagaggagagtgggactcggtgcgagttaggacacaggggagaggagagtgggactcggtgcgagttaggacacaggggagaggagagcaggactcggtgcgagttaggacacggagtggggagaggagagcaggactcggtgcgagttaggacacggagggagaggagagcgggactcggtgcgagttaggacataggggagaggagagtgggactcggtgcgagttaggacacaggggagaggagagtgggactcggtgcgagttaggacacaggggagaggagagcgggactcggtgcgagttaggacacggagtggggagaggagagcaggactcggtgcgagttaggacacaggggagaggagagtgggactcggtgcgagttaggacacaggggagaggagagcgggactcggtgcgagttaggacacaggggagaggagagcgggactcggtgcgagttaggacacggagtggggagaggagagcaggactcggtgcgagttaggacacggagggagaggagagcgggactcggtgcgagttaggacacggagggagaggagagtgggactcggtgcgagttaggacacaggggagaggagagcgggactccgtgcgagttaggacacggagtggggagaggagagcgggactccgtgcgagttaggacacggagtggggagaggagagcaggactcggtgcgagttaggacacgggggggagaggagagtgggactccgtgcgagttacgacacgggggggggagaggagagcaggactcggtgcgagttaggacacaggggagaggagagcgggactcggtgcgagttaggacacaggggagaggagagtgggactcggtgcgagttaggacacggagggagaggagagtgggactcggtgcgagttaggacacggagggagaggagagtgggactcggtgagagttaggacacggagggagaggagagtgggactcggtgcgagttaggacacggagggagaggagagtgggactcggtgcgagttaggacacggagggagaggagagtgggactcggtgcgagttaggacacggagggagaggtgagtgggactcgatgcgagttaggacacggagggagaggagagtgggactcggtgcgagttaggacacagggaagaggagagtgggactcggtgcgagttaggacacaggggagaggagagcgggactcggtgcgagttaggacacggagtggggagaggagagcaggactcggtgcgagttaggacacggagggagaggagagcgagactcggtgcgagttaggacacggagggagaggagagcgggactcggtgcgagttaggacacaggggagaggagagtgggactcggtgcgagttaggacataggggagaggagagtgggactcggtgcgagttaggacacggggagaggagagtgggactcggtgcgagttaggacacaggggagaggagagcgggactcggtgcgagttaggacacggagtggggagaggagagcaggactcggtgcgagttaggacacggagggagaggagagcgggactcggtgcgagttaggac from Pristiophorus japonicus isolate sPriJap1 chromosome 32, sPriJap1.hap1, whole genome shotgun sequence includes:
- the mecp2 gene encoding methyl-CpG-binding protein 2 yields the protein MAAAPSGGERLEEKSEEHEQGGQREKLLKVKKHKKKEDRDDEQHREAQPAEALVPEPADGSKAETAEQEGAVAATPSTPKPRRSLIRDRGPLYDDPTLPEGWTRKLKQRKSGRSAGKYDVYIINPEGKAFRSKVELLAHFEKVGDTTLDPTDFDFTVTGRGSPSRREKKPPKKAKAAKSPGTGRGRGRPKGSGKDKRVRRAGPPKRLSDKSAAKLLVKMPFSAPLLQKAEGPTSSAEQLPKARKGSPGRKRKADAEPRAVPKKRGRKPGGGGGGAAVSAVPPPPPAVKKKVVKESSVKPEEVTVLPIKKRNLGEESSPLKKRKSSRIFEEDTSGPAAVGGAPPPPESGQPELPPPPPPPADAGERSGKGQKSGKSVIHKAREGSPKGRGFKKEPPPPAEPGPAEAPDQPGLQGRVVAAAGRSSPSEPKDLSVRPCGERREAAAPAVGPADPEPPPKEPSKTELADKAKLRCEGDQRGGVISSLPRQGRDEAAAATAAAADTRATVSERVS